In Candidatus Edwardsbacteria bacterium, one genomic interval encodes:
- a CDS encoding CsgG/HfaB family protein, which yields MKKTLMSAMVLIMTASIALAQAAQKTAVAVMPLRGSDISETESKFLTERLTIELQRTDSFDVLERDKMDEILKEQGFQQTGACDETACLVEAGRLLPVQKMVGGSAGKVGNIYSAQVRLIDLKTGKVEKTATRDYQGQLDFLLTAGMRESAEELAGILKPQEKVPVQQQMNQQTETMMRGFMEAQYEDKSKSKGWAIFWSVIPGCGNFYAKNYKAGVLFLTAGLMTQSLWVEKQDESKKTWGFIHLGVRVTDCVVAVKSVSSYNANLRKKLGLSFQVTPFDKRPALALSKEF from the coding sequence ATGAAAAAAACTCTGATGTCGGCAATGGTTTTGATCATGACGGCGTCGATCGCCCTGGCTCAGGCTGCCCAAAAAACCGCGGTGGCGGTGATGCCGCTGCGCGGTTCGGACATCTCCGAGACCGAATCCAAATTCCTGACCGAGCGCCTGACCATCGAACTGCAGAGGACCGACAGCTTCGACGTGCTGGAGCGGGACAAGATGGATGAGATCCTCAAGGAGCAGGGTTTCCAGCAGACCGGGGCCTGCGACGAGACCGCCTGCCTGGTGGAGGCCGGAAGGCTGCTGCCGGTGCAGAAGATGGTCGGCGGTTCGGCCGGCAAGGTGGGCAACATCTACTCGGCCCAGGTCCGGCTGATAGATCTCAAGACCGGCAAGGTGGAAAAAACAGCCACCAGGGATTATCAGGGTCAGCTGGATTTCCTGCTGACCGCCGGCATGCGGGAATCGGCCGAGGAACTGGCCGGGATACTCAAGCCCCAGGAGAAGGTCCCGGTCCAGCAGCAGATGAACCAGCAGACCGAGACCATGATGCGGGGCTTCATGGAGGCACAGTACGAGGACAAATCCAAATCGAAGGGTTGGGCTATCTTTTGGTCGGTGATCCCAGGTTGCGGCAACTTTTACGCCAAAAATTACAAAGCGGGGGTGCTTTTCCTGACGGCCGGGCTGATGACCCAAAGTTTATGGGTTGAGAAACAGGACGAATCGAAAAAGACTTGGGGGTTTATCCATTTGGGCGTCAGGGTGACCGACTGCGTGGTGGCGGTGAAAAGCGTAAGCAGTTATAATGCCAACCTTCGTAAAAAACTGGGCCTGAGCTTTCAGGTCACGCCTTTCGATAAACGCCCGGCGTTGGCGTTAAGCAAAGAATTCTAA
- a CDS encoding purine-nucleoside phosphorylase, which translates to MSGMIKMIDQAADHIKGKTRVSPRIGIILGTGLGGLVKEIDIQDAIPYQEIPHFPVSTVESHAGKLIFGHLSGKPVMAMQGRFHYYEGYNMQQVTFPVRVMKALGVEIMIVSNACGGVNPAHRAGDIMLISDHINLMGDHPLIGQNFNQLGPRFPDMYNLYDMDLQKLAEQTALEEKIKLQKGVYLALTGPTLETGAEYRMVRLLGADVVGMSTVPEVIVARHSGMKVMGFSIITDMGFPEAMRSVSLEEVIAVAGQAEKKFVQLVKSVIAKIKV; encoded by the coding sequence ATGAGCGGCATGATCAAAATGATAGACCAGGCGGCCGATCATATAAAGGGCAAAACCAGGGTCAGCCCCAGGATCGGCATCATATTGGGCACCGGCCTGGGCGGGCTGGTCAAGGAGATAGACATCCAGGATGCCATCCCCTACCAGGAGATCCCCCATTTTCCGGTGTCCACCGTGGAGAGCCACGCCGGCAAGCTGATATTCGGGCATCTCTCGGGAAAACCGGTGATGGCCATGCAGGGCCGCTTCCATTACTATGAGGGCTACAACATGCAGCAGGTGACCTTCCCGGTGCGGGTGATGAAGGCGCTGGGGGTGGAGATCATGATTGTCTCCAATGCCTGCGGCGGGGTCAATCCGGCCCACCGGGCCGGCGATATCATGCTGATCTCGGACCATATCAACCTGATGGGGGACCATCCCCTGATCGGCCAAAATTTCAACCAGCTGGGCCCCAGATTCCCCGACATGTACAACCTCTACGATATGGATCTGCAGAAGCTGGCCGAGCAAACCGCCCTGGAGGAGAAGATCAAACTGCAGAAAGGCGTCTACCTGGCGCTGACCGGTCCCACCCTGGAGACCGGGGCCGAATACCGGATGGTCCGCCTGCTGGGGGCCGATGTGGTGGGCATGTCCACGGTGCCGGAGGTGATAGTGGCCCGCCATTCGGGAATGAAGGTGATGGGCTTTTCCATCATCACCGACATGGGCTTTCCCGAGGCCATGAGATCGGTCAGCCTGGAGGAGGTCATAGCGGTGGCCGGCCAGGCCGAGAAAAAGTTCGTACAGCTGGTCAAGAGCGTGATAGCCAAGATAAAGGTATAA
- a CDS encoding GIY-YIG nuclease family protein, whose translation MTDRKKLIKEYKQTLTPMGILQIKNLTNGRILLMKAKNLPGIINSQKFTLKNGSHPILALQKDFTSLGESNFSFEVLDHLEPREGVSYDYTKDLKALEEIWIEKLQPYGDKGYHTKR comes from the coding sequence ATGACCGATAGAAAGAAACTGATAAAAGAATACAAGCAAACGCTCACCCCGATGGGCATTTTGCAGATAAAAAATCTGACCAACGGCAGGATATTGTTAATGAAGGCCAAGAACCTTCCCGGCATCATCAATAGCCAGAAGTTCACGCTTAAGAACGGATCTCATCCCATTTTGGCTCTGCAGAAGGACTTTACCAGCCTGGGTGAAAGCAATTTTTCCTTTGAAGTGCTTGATCATCTGGAGCCCCGGGAGGGTGTCAGCTACGATTACACAAAAGACCTTAAGGCCCTGGAGGAGATCTGGATCGAAAAGCTCCAGCCTTACGGCGATAAGGGCTATCATACCAAACGATGA
- the ileS gene encoding isoleucine--tRNA ligase yields MYQSVPQNLDFPELEKRIQKFWEDSQTFEKLAARNRGAAQKFRFVDGPITANNPMGVHHAWGRTYKDLYHRYKAMQGYDARYQNGFDCQGLWVEVEVEKELGFKSKKDIETYGIDKFVEKCKERVDKFSQVQTEQSRRLGYWMDWDNSYFTMAPDNNYAIWHFLKKCHDQGWIYRGTDVMPWCTRCGIALSDMEIATEGYQEMTHKSVYVRLPILGRDREYLLVWTTTPWTLTSNTAVAVHPDFTYLKVRQEGNVYYLAKGRKEVLKNDYQILGELPGRELVGLKYEGPFDHLPAQKGIQHRTVAWKEVTEEDGTGMVHIAPGCGKEDFALSKIEDLKVVAPLDEAGVYLPGFDWLTGQNVSQAAEAIVEDLKKRGVLYYAQKITHRYPECWRCHSELVFRLVDEWFISMGPVYDKPYGQVTAEEKNKSLRYRIMDSVSQARWIPDYGLDRELDWLKNMGDWCISKKRYWGLALPIFQCACGNFEVAGGYQDLKIRAVSGWDKFDGHTPHRPWVDQVRVKCSKCGQDAARIHDVGNPWLDAGIVMFSTVMPPEKCYTPGKERSGKYRYDPSQAYPANREYWQQWFPAEFITESLQGQFRNWFYAILTMSTVLEGRAPFQCLLGHAQVKDEKGEDMHKSAGNSIPFDEAAGKIGADLMRWVFCCQNPVVNLNFGYHTATEFKRKLLTLHNVYSFYITYAKLDGFVPKGKRLDKCQLTLLDNWILSELNLLVKNIRQNLDDYDAASACKKLEAFTEDLSTWYVRRSRRRFWKSESDSDKEAAYLTLYTCLETMIRLMAPIMPFWAEEMYQNLVRSADAAAPESVHLAQYPEANEKFIDQQLSQEMSLVRKAVSLGHAARKDSKLKVRQPLARLLYKGEKQKDWTIVEKYQDMIKDEVNVKTVEAIEDPEKLIQYRAKGLVSRLGPRYKNLAGIVKDLVPKMTSEQVKQLMQDGKFTLQASMPVEVFIEDMEITTESKPGFSVKNEGQDLVALETVLTPELLAEGLARELVHKIQNLRKDSGLEVADRIRITYSGDAELEAAMKIHDRYIKAETLAVTLQKVGVVTGQKIEINGKEITIAINHAQT; encoded by the coding sequence ATGTACCAAAGCGTTCCTCAAAATCTGGACTTTCCCGAACTGGAAAAACGGATACAAAAGTTCTGGGAAGACAGCCAGACCTTCGAAAAACTGGCGGCCAGGAACCGCGGGGCGGCTCAAAAATTCCGTTTCGTGGACGGACCGATCACCGCCAATAATCCCATGGGGGTGCATCACGCCTGGGGCCGCACCTACAAGGACCTGTACCACCGTTACAAGGCCATGCAGGGCTACGACGCCCGCTACCAGAACGGCTTCGACTGCCAGGGTCTGTGGGTGGAGGTGGAGGTGGAGAAGGAGCTGGGCTTCAAGTCCAAAAAGGACATCGAAACCTACGGCATAGATAAATTCGTGGAGAAATGCAAGGAGCGGGTGGACAAGTTCTCCCAGGTACAGACCGAGCAGTCCCGGCGGCTGGGCTACTGGATGGACTGGGACAACTCCTATTTCACCATGGCCCCGGACAACAACTACGCCATCTGGCATTTCCTGAAAAAATGCCACGACCAGGGCTGGATCTACCGGGGCACCGACGTCATGCCCTGGTGCACCCGCTGCGGCATCGCCCTCTCGGACATGGAGATCGCCACCGAGGGCTACCAGGAGATGACCCACAAGAGCGTCTACGTCCGCCTGCCCATCCTGGGCCGCGACAGGGAATATCTGCTGGTCTGGACCACCACCCCCTGGACATTGACCTCCAACACCGCGGTGGCGGTGCATCCCGACTTCACCTATCTCAAGGTGCGCCAGGAGGGAAATGTCTATTACCTGGCCAAGGGCCGCAAGGAGGTCCTGAAAAACGATTACCAGATCCTGGGCGAATTGCCCGGCCGGGAACTGGTGGGCCTTAAATATGAAGGGCCGTTCGATCACCTGCCGGCCCAGAAGGGCATCCAGCACCGCACCGTGGCCTGGAAGGAAGTGACCGAAGAGGACGGCACCGGAATGGTGCACATCGCCCCGGGCTGCGGCAAGGAGGACTTTGCCCTCTCCAAGATCGAGGACCTGAAAGTAGTGGCCCCGCTGGACGAGGCCGGGGTCTACCTCCCAGGCTTCGACTGGCTGACCGGCCAGAACGTAAGCCAAGCGGCCGAGGCCATCGTCGAGGACCTGAAGAAACGGGGGGTGCTGTACTACGCCCAGAAGATAACCCACCGCTATCCCGAATGCTGGCGCTGCCACTCGGAACTGGTGTTCCGGCTGGTGGACGAGTGGTTCATCAGCATGGGTCCGGTCTACGACAAGCCCTACGGCCAGGTCACCGCCGAGGAGAAAAACAAAAGCCTGCGCTACCGGATCATGGATTCGGTCAGCCAGGCCCGCTGGATCCCGGACTACGGGCTGGACCGGGAGCTGGACTGGCTGAAGAACATGGGAGACTGGTGCATCTCCAAAAAACGCTACTGGGGGCTGGCCCTGCCCATCTTCCAGTGCGCCTGCGGCAATTTTGAAGTAGCCGGCGGTTACCAGGACCTGAAGATCCGGGCCGTCTCCGGCTGGGACAAATTCGACGGCCACACCCCGCACCGGCCCTGGGTGGACCAGGTCAGGGTGAAATGCTCCAAGTGCGGCCAGGACGCCGCGCGCATCCACGATGTGGGCAATCCCTGGCTGGACGCCGGGATCGTGATGTTCTCCACGGTGATGCCGCCGGAGAAATGCTACACCCCCGGCAAGGAAAGGTCCGGGAAATACCGTTACGACCCCTCCCAGGCCTATCCCGCCAACCGGGAGTACTGGCAGCAGTGGTTCCCGGCCGAGTTCATCACCGAGAGCCTGCAGGGCCAGTTCCGCAACTGGTTCTATGCCATCCTGACCATGAGCACCGTGCTGGAGGGAAGGGCGCCCTTCCAATGTCTGCTGGGCCACGCCCAGGTCAAGGATGAGAAGGGCGAAGACATGCACAAGTCGGCCGGCAACTCCATCCCCTTCGATGAGGCGGCCGGCAAGATCGGGGCCGACCTGATGCGCTGGGTGTTCTGCTGCCAGAACCCGGTGGTCAACCTGAATTTCGGCTACCACACGGCCACCGAGTTCAAGCGCAAGCTGCTGACCCTGCACAACGTCTATTCCTTCTACATCACCTACGCCAAGCTGGACGGCTTCGTCCCTAAGGGTAAAAGGCTGGACAAATGCCAGCTGACCCTGCTGGACAACTGGATCCTTTCCGAGCTGAACCTGCTGGTCAAGAACATCCGCCAGAATCTGGATGACTATGATGCGGCCTCGGCCTGCAAGAAACTGGAGGCCTTCACCGAGGACCTCTCCACCTGGTATGTGCGGCGGTCCCGGCGCCGGTTCTGGAAATCGGAATCCGACTCCGACAAGGAGGCCGCCTACCTGACCCTGTACACCTGCCTGGAGACCATGATAAGACTGATGGCGCCCATCATGCCGTTCTGGGCCGAGGAGATGTACCAGAACCTGGTGCGGTCGGCCGATGCCGCCGCCCCGGAGAGCGTTCATCTGGCGCAATACCCGGAGGCAAACGAAAAATTCATCGATCAGCAGTTGTCTCAGGAGATGTCTTTGGTGCGCAAAGCCGTATCTCTAGGGCACGCCGCCCGCAAAGACTCTAAACTCAAGGTCCGCCAGCCGCTGGCCCGTTTGCTCTACAAAGGCGAAAAACAGAAAGATTGGACGATCGTTGAGAAATATCAGGATATGATCAAGGATGAAGTGAACGTCAAAACCGTGGAAGCCATCGAGGATCCGGAAAAGCTGATCCAATACAGGGCAAAAGGGCTGGTCTCGAGGCTTGGTCCTAGATATAAAAATCTGGCGGGCATCGTCAAGGATCTTGTGCCCAAAATGACCAGTGAACAGGTCAAACAACTGATGCAGGATGGCAAATTCACTTTACAGGCTTCAATGCCGGTGGAAGTGTTTATCGAGGATATGGAGATAACCACCGAATCAAAGCCGGGGTTCAGTGTCAAGAATGAAGGCCAGGACCTGGTGGCACTGGAGACCGTTCTGACCCCGGAACTTTTGGCCGAAGGCCTGGCCCGGGAGCTGGTGCACAAGATCCAGAACCTGCGGAAGGATTCCGGACTGGAGGTGGCCGACCGGATCAGGATAACCTACTCGGGCGACGCCGAGCTGGAGGCGGCCATGAAAATACATGACCGTTATATCAAAGCGGAGACGCTGGCGGTGACCCTGCAGAAGGTCGGCGTTGTGACCGGGCAAAAAATTGAGATCAACGGCAAAGAAATAACAATAGCAATCAATCACGCACAAACCTAA
- a CDS encoding DivIVA domain-containing protein codes for MKLTPLDIRKQTFKKKPMGGLDPAEVQAFLEMVAGEFEELIRENTSLAERMQGLDGKIDDYRRMEKTLQDTLMSAQKTSDELRDNAERRGELFIKEAQFKADQIIGEARARLMDLQRQIADLKNVRSSYLAKLRSLVDSHLEMLQTQEMDSGIRIQTNIFSAMKKEDRAGSQPPEQPKPEISQDEPSLADMKKMLSTLMSTAKIRETDEIPAAESEKDDLPPLINDGPEPEGEIDHSDREEAK; via the coding sequence ATGAAACTGACCCCCTTGGATATAAGAAAACAGACCTTCAAGAAGAAGCCCATGGGCGGGCTGGACCCGGCCGAGGTCCAGGCCTTCCTGGAGATGGTGGCCGGAGAGTTCGAAGAGCTGATCCGGGAGAACACCAGCCTGGCCGAGAGGATGCAGGGGCTGGACGGCAAGATTGACGATTACCGCCGGATGGAGAAGACCCTGCAGGACACCCTGATGTCGGCCCAGAAGACCTCGGACGAACTGCGGGACAACGCCGAACGGCGGGGCGAGCTGTTCATCAAGGAGGCCCAGTTCAAGGCCGACCAGATCATCGGCGAAGCCCGGGCCCGGCTGATGGATTTGCAGCGCCAGATAGCCGACCTTAAGAACGTCCGCAGCAGCTACCTGGCCAAGCTGCGCAGTCTGGTGGATTCGCATCTGGAAATGCTGCAGACCCAGGAGATGGATTCGGGCATCAGGATCCAGACCAATATATTCTCGGCCATGAAGAAGGAAGATCGGGCCGGGAGCCAGCCGCCGGAGCAGCCCAAGCCGGAGATCTCCCAAGATGAGCCCAGCTTGGCCGATATGAAGAAGATGCTGAGCACCCTGATGAGCACCGCCAAGATCCGCGAGACCGATGAAATTCCGGCGGCCGAGTCCGAGAAGGACGACTTGCCGCCGCTGATCAACGACGGGCCGGAGCCCGAAGGAGAGATCGACCACAGCGACAGAGAGGAAGCGAAATGA
- a CDS encoding YggS family pyridoxal phosphate-dependent enzyme → MQQVGDNLKRLGKSIDDACRSAGRRPEDITLVAVTKTFPAEVIELAIAAGVDIIGENRVQEALDKYSQIGTRVEWHLIGHLQSNKAKKAVEIFSLIHSVDSVALAREVGRRARQMGKNQEVLLEVNTSGEPQKFGFDPKEVINAIRDLKDIKGIKVLGLMTVGPLTDDTARVRGSFRMLKNIFDEIRLQAIPNIEMKHLSMGMSGDYPMAIEEGSTMIRVGSAIFGSR, encoded by the coding sequence ATGCAACAAGTAGGGGATAATCTAAAGCGGCTTGGCAAAAGCATCGACGATGCTTGTCGGAGTGCCGGGCGGCGACCGGAGGATATCACCCTAGTGGCGGTCACCAAGACCTTTCCGGCCGAGGTTATCGAACTGGCCATAGCCGCCGGGGTGGACATCATCGGGGAGAACCGGGTGCAGGAGGCTCTGGATAAATACTCCCAGATAGGCACCAGGGTAGAGTGGCACCTGATAGGACACCTGCAATCCAACAAGGCCAAAAAGGCGGTGGAGATCTTTTCCCTGATCCACTCCGTAGATTCGGTCGCTCTGGCCCGGGAGGTGGGGCGGAGGGCCCGGCAGATGGGCAAAAATCAGGAGGTTCTGCTGGAGGTCAACACCTCCGGGGAGCCGCAGAAGTTTGGATTTGATCCTAAAGAGGTTATAAATGCCATAAGGGACCTAAAGGATATAAAGGGGATAAAGGTACTGGGGTTGATGACAGTGGGGCCGCTGACGGATGACACCGCCAGGGTCCGGGGATCTTTCAGAATGCTGAAAAACATATTCGATGAGATCAGGCTTCAAGCCATACCCAACATCGAAATGAAGCACCTGTCCATGGGGATGTCGGGAGATTACCCGATGGCCATCGAGGAGGGGTCCACCATGATCCGGGTGGGCAGCGCCATCTTCGGTAGCCGGTGA
- a CDS encoding PfkB family carbohydrate kinase, which yields MPMLVVGSIALDSVKTPFGETKEALGGSALYFSSAASFFTQVSLVGVVGEDFPKDNIEFLAQRGVDLSGLEVVPGKTFRWTGSYQYDMNEAKTHATDLNVFEGFRPKLKPEHENTEFLFLANIDPVLQQDVISKVKGPKAIGCDTMNFWISGKKDELLKTIKKVDIMFINDAEARQLAGVPNLIKAAKAIRAMGPKILVIKKGEHGAMLLTDDTAFTVPAYPLEDVYDPTGAGDSFAGGFMGYLSSKGEINDRNLRRAMIYGSVMASFNVESFSLERLKTLTREEIEKRFKEFKKLSHFEETEV from the coding sequence ATGCCCATGTTAGTGGTCGGCTCCATCGCATTGGATTCGGTCAAAACGCCCTTTGGGGAGACCAAGGAGGCCCTGGGGGGAAGTGCCCTGTATTTTTCCTCGGCCGCCAGTTTTTTCACCCAGGTCAGCTTGGTGGGGGTGGTGGGGGAGGATTTCCCAAAAGATAATATCGAGTTTCTGGCCCAGCGGGGGGTCGATCTCTCCGGGCTGGAAGTGGTGCCGGGCAAGACCTTCCGCTGGACGGGTTCCTACCAATACGATATGAACGAGGCCAAGACCCATGCCACCGACCTCAACGTCTTCGAGGGATTCCGGCCCAAGCTGAAACCGGAGCACGAAAATACCGAATTTCTCTTTCTGGCCAATATCGACCCGGTGCTGCAACAGGACGTCATCTCCAAGGTCAAGGGACCGAAAGCCATCGGCTGCGACACCATGAATTTCTGGATCAGCGGCAAGAAGGACGAACTGTTGAAGACCATCAAAAAGGTGGATATCATGTTCATCAACGACGCCGAGGCCCGGCAGCTGGCCGGGGTGCCCAACCTGATAAAGGCGGCCAAGGCCATCAGAGCCATGGGCCCCAAGATCCTGGTGATAAAAAAAGGCGAGCACGGGGCCATGCTGCTGACAGATGATACGGCCTTCACCGTGCCGGCCTATCCCCTGGAGGATGTGTATGATCCCACCGGCGCGGGCGATTCCTTCGCCGGCGGTTTCATGGGATATCTGTCATCCAAGGGTGAGATAAATGACCGAAACCTACGCCGGGCCATGATCTACGGCAGCGTGATGGCCTCCTTCAATGTGGAGAGCTTCTCCCTGGAACGGCTGAAGACATTGACCCGGGAGGAGATCGAAAAACGCTTCAAGGAATTCAAGAAGCTGTCGCATTTTGAGGAGACCGAGGTGTAA
- a CDS encoding YggT family protein produces MILLANFIIALGKALALALDVYMWVIIIRALISWVNPDPFNPIVRLLARLTDPVLRPIRRVVPLGSIGLDLSPMLAILAIFFVRNFLVASLIEYGYRLKIY; encoded by the coding sequence ATGATCCTTTTGGCAAACTTCATAATCGCACTGGGAAAAGCGCTGGCCCTGGCCTTGGATGTTTACATGTGGGTGATCATAATCCGGGCGCTGATCTCCTGGGTCAACCCCGATCCCTTCAATCCCATCGTCCGGCTGCTGGCCAGGCTGACCGATCCGGTATTAAGGCCCATCAGGAGGGTGGTCCCGCTGGGGAGCATCGGGCTGGACCTCTCTCCGATGCTGGCCATACTGGCCATATTCTTCGTCAGGAATTTTCTGGTGGCCAGCCTGATCGAATACGGTTATCGTTTAAAAATCTATTGA
- a CDS encoding PBP1A family penicillin-binding protein, whose translation MAKFYRGKFPITLNRKARRNFFRILFLLGLFLIFVTGFGAGTFAFYSRGLPSTRALQEMQPKQGTKVFDRHGHLIYEFSEEHRVVAPLARIPKHLIEATIAIEDRSFRSHWGVDIFGYAAAVKDFMLRRSKRLRGASTITQQLARNMFLTQDRTLSRKIAEAILAMKIERLFSKDEILELYFNQINYGHGAYGVQTASQMYFGRDVDSLTLPQAALLAGMPRGPSIYTPYTHPEAALKRRNTVLEAMVATEAITRARADSARKTEIVVKPRELRLNDAPYFVEEVRKYLEAKYGANAIYQGAMQVYTTLDLKLQRAANQVSERWMEQLEDLYRLVPRRRDFKTPKVETDIVNTPYIQDALLALDPGNGHILAMIGGRDFLISKFNRAIQSRRQAGSAFKPFIYTAAIDNGFSPGDVILDAPIVIEDDGSGNPWYPRNYDGKFDGPTSLRRGLALSKNLIAVKLIQSVGPSTVISYARKMGIRTPLPAVLSLALGSADISMIDMVSAYGVFANRGIRVEPLMILKVLDKNGTVLEETHPYAEEVLSPQTAYIMANMMKTVVDHGTGIAARSLGFTRPAGGKTGTTNDYTDTWFVGYTPDLVCGVWVGFDQKKTVAEGATGAGLALPIWAAFMKQATDSLPVKDFSVPGDIVSAAICTESGLLATPACPSPRSEIFLKANLPARSCDIHRLQNLNMQSKDYNFEQLDRGSLNDPDFKP comes from the coding sequence ATGGCAAAATTCTACCGGGGAAAATTTCCCATCACCTTAAACCGCAAGGCCCGGAGGAACTTTTTCCGGATCCTCTTTTTACTGGGGCTGTTTTTGATATTTGTGACGGGATTCGGGGCCGGCACCTTCGCCTTCTACAGCCGGGGGCTGCCCTCCACCCGGGCCCTGCAGGAGATGCAGCCCAAACAGGGCACCAAGGTCTTCGACCGCCACGGCCATCTGATCTACGAATTCTCCGAGGAGCATCGGGTGGTGGCCCCGCTGGCCCGGATACCAAAACACCTGATCGAAGCCACCATCGCCATCGAAGACCGCAGTTTCCGCTCTCACTGGGGGGTTGACATTTTCGGCTACGCCGCGGCGGTCAAGGATTTCATGCTGCGCCGCAGCAAGCGGCTGCGGGGCGCCTCCACCATCACCCAGCAGCTGGCCCGCAACATGTTCCTGACCCAGGACCGCACCCTGTCGCGCAAGATCGCCGAGGCCATACTGGCCATGAAGATCGAACGGCTGTTCTCCAAGGACGAGATATTGGAGCTGTACTTCAACCAGATAAACTACGGCCACGGGGCCTACGGGGTCCAGACCGCCTCCCAGATGTATTTCGGCCGGGACGTGGACAGTTTGACGCTGCCCCAGGCGGCCCTGTTGGCCGGGATGCCGCGGGGTCCATCGATATACACCCCCTACACCCATCCCGAAGCGGCTTTGAAAAGAAGGAACACCGTGCTGGAGGCCATGGTGGCCACCGAAGCCATCACCAGGGCCCGGGCCGATTCCGCCCGAAAGACGGAGATAGTGGTCAAGCCCCGCGAATTGCGGCTCAATGACGCCCCCTATTTCGTGGAGGAGGTCCGCAAATACCTGGAGGCCAAATACGGGGCCAATGCCATCTACCAGGGAGCCATGCAGGTCTACACCACCCTGGACCTCAAGCTGCAGAGAGCGGCCAATCAGGTCTCCGAGCGCTGGATGGAACAGCTGGAGGACCTTTACCGGCTGGTTCCACGGCGCAGGGATTTCAAAACGCCCAAGGTCGAGACTGATATAGTCAACACCCCCTATATCCAGGACGCCCTGCTGGCACTGGATCCCGGTAACGGCCACATCCTGGCCATGATCGGGGGCCGGGATTTCCTGATCAGCAAATTCAACCGGGCCATCCAGTCCCGCCGCCAGGCCGGCTCGGCCTTCAAGCCCTTCATCTACACCGCCGCCATCGACAACGGCTTTTCCCCCGGCGACGTCATCCTGGACGCCCCCATCGTGATAGAGGATGACGGCTCAGGCAACCCCTGGTATCCCCGCAATTACGACGGTAAATTCGACGGCCCCACCTCCCTGAGGCGGGGGCTGGCCCTGTCCAAGAACCTGATAGCGGTCAAGCTGATCCAGAGCGTCGGGCCCTCCACCGTCATCAGCTACGCCCGCAAGATGGGCATTCGGACCCCGTTGCCGGCGGTGCTGTCGCTGGCCCTGGGCTCGGCCGACATCAGCATGATAGACATGGTCAGCGCCTACGGCGTTTTTGCCAACCGCGGGATCCGGGTGGAGCCGCTGATGATCCTTAAGGTGCTGGACAAGAACGGCACCGTGTTGGAGGAGACCCATCCCTACGCCGAGGAAGTGCTGTCCCCCCAGACCGCCTACATTATGGCCAACATGATGAAGACGGTGGTGGACCACGGCACCGGGATTGCGGCCCGCAGTCTGGGATTCACCCGCCCGGCCGGGGGCAAGACCGGCACCACCAACGATTACACCGACACCTGGTTCGTGGGCTACACCCCGGACCTGGTGTGCGGAGTATGGGTGGGCTTCGACCAAAAGAAGACCGTGGCCGAGGGCGCCACCGGGGCCGGGCTGGCCCTGCCCATCTGGGCGGCCTTCATGAAACAGGCCACCGACAGCCTGCCAGTCAAGGATTTTTCGGTGCCGGGGGACATCGTCTCGGCCGCCATCTGCACCGAGTCCGGACTGCTGGCCACCCCGGCCTGCCCCAGCCCCAGGAGCGAGATATTCCTCAAGGCCAACCTGCCGGCCAGGAGCTGCGATATCCACCGTCTGCAGAACCTTAACATGCAGAGCAAGGATTATAATTTCGAACAACTGGACCGCGGCAGCCTGAACGATCCGGATTTCAAACCGTGA